The Gammaproteobacteria bacterium genome window below encodes:
- a CDS encoding NADP(H)-dependent aldo-keto reductase, giving the protein MQFNELGKTGIRVSKICLGTMTYGEQNTEIEAHEQMDYAVTQGVNFFDTAEMYPVPPLEHTQGKTEEYIGTWLKKTGKRKEIILATKVAGPGMMPYLRGGVQLIPEQINAALDASLQRLQTDYIDLYQIHWPARNTNYFGPLGYEFNGEETEITTTNVMEDAYACLIKAVEQGKVRHLGISNETPWGAMQYQLLAKKNGWPAMVSIQNPYSLLNRTYEIGLAEVSHREHMGLLAYSPLGFGMLSGKYMHSSPTNARLTLFDRFTRYSNHQGISATAAYVNIAGEYGYTAAQMALAFVNTRPFVTANIIGATSMQQLKENIDSIDVKLPVEVVEKIECVHLKNPNPCP; this is encoded by the coding sequence ATGCAATTTAATGAACTAGGCAAAACAGGTATCCGTGTTAGTAAGATTTGTTTAGGCACTATGACTTATGGCGAACAAAATACGGAGATTGAAGCGCATGAGCAAATGGATTACGCGGTCACGCAGGGAGTAAATTTTTTTGATACTGCAGAAATGTATCCGGTGCCGCCGTTGGAACATACGCAAGGTAAAACCGAAGAATATATAGGCACATGGCTCAAAAAAACTGGAAAGCGTAAAGAAATTATTCTTGCCACGAAAGTTGCTGGGCCTGGGATGATGCCGTATTTGCGCGGTGGCGTGCAATTAATACCTGAACAAATTAATGCTGCATTAGACGCAAGTCTACAACGTCTGCAAACAGACTATATCGATCTGTATCAAATACATTGGCCGGCAAGAAATACTAACTATTTTGGCCCTTTGGGCTATGAATTCAATGGTGAAGAAACAGAGATAACAACTACTAACGTTATGGAAGATGCGTATGCATGTTTAATTAAAGCAGTTGAACAAGGTAAAGTGCGTCATCTAGGTATCAGCAATGAAACGCCATGGGGTGCAATGCAGTATCAATTGCTAGCAAAAAAAAACGGTTGGCCTGCAATGGTAAGTATTCAAAATCCATATAGCCTGTTGAATCGTACTTACGAAATTGGTTTGGCAGAAGTTTCCCATCGTGAACACATGGGCTTATTAGCGTATTCGCCTTTAGGTTTTGGTATGCTTAGTGGAAAATACATGCATAGTTCGCCTACTAATGCTCGTCTGACCTTATTTGATCGTTTTACTCGCTATAGTAATCATCAAGGTATAAGTGCGACTGCAGCTTACGTAAACATAGCTGGCGAGTATGGGTATACTGCTGCACAAATGGCATTGGCTTTCGTAAACACACGTCCTTTTGTTACTGCAAATATCATTGGAGCTACAAGTATGCAGCAACTCAAAGAAAACATTGACAGTATTGATGTAAAGCTACCGGTTGAAGTCGTAGAAAAAATTGAATGCGTTCATCTGAAAAACCCTAACCCCTGCCCATGA
- a CDS encoding histidine kinase: MNAPFLLGVATGPEPRKLVNDCLQQLGNVRGMYQLGFVYANDTLGDDLENIIGRLKQETGIQNWLGTLGMGVCSTGTEYYDAPTLVVMLTDIDAKKFSIIGSNDADEEKLLEEVSSYCKEELPHVGIIHGDPSNPATPNIIDKISEMVPSAYLVGGLTSSNFENYQVANEIIQGSVSGIFFSPEIKTVIGHTQGCTPLDKQHVITRAERNLLIELDGRPALDVLREDVGEVLAKDLNKIAGYIFAGMPIEFSDTGDYLVRNIIGFDEEEKVIAVGDYLYEGSKFMFCRRDGNSASEDMLRMLATMKSRLQGIPRGGLYYTCLGRGRYQFGDNSEELIMIQDELGEFPLVGFFANGEIFHNRLYGYTGVLVLFS; the protein is encoded by the coding sequence ATGAATGCGCCATTTCTACTTGGTGTAGCAACTGGGCCTGAGCCTCGCAAATTGGTTAACGATTGCTTACAACAGCTAGGCAATGTGCGTGGTATGTATCAGCTTGGTTTTGTCTATGCAAATGACACATTAGGAGATGATTTAGAGAATATTATTGGCCGATTAAAACAAGAAACCGGTATACAAAACTGGTTGGGCACTCTTGGAATGGGAGTGTGTAGTACAGGAACTGAATATTATGACGCACCTACATTGGTAGTCATGCTAACCGATATTGACGCGAAAAAATTTTCAATAATTGGTAGTAATGATGCAGATGAAGAAAAACTTCTTGAAGAAGTCTCTAGTTACTGCAAAGAAGAGTTGCCGCATGTGGGTATTATCCATGGCGACCCCAGCAACCCTGCTACACCGAACATTATAGACAAAATTTCTGAAATGGTCCCTTCTGCATATTTAGTGGGAGGATTAACTTCATCTAATTTTGAAAACTACCAAGTTGCAAATGAAATTATTCAAGGTAGCGTGTCAGGTATATTTTTCTCGCCCGAAATCAAAACTGTAATTGGCCATACCCAAGGATGTACGCCGTTAGACAAGCAGCATGTAATTACCAGAGCGGAACGTAATTTACTAATTGAGCTGGATGGCCGCCCTGCTCTGGATGTTTTGCGTGAAGATGTAGGCGAGGTGTTGGCGAAAGATTTAAATAAAATTGCGGGTTATATTTTTGCGGGGATGCCGATCGAGTTTTCTGATACGGGCGATTATCTGGTACGAAATATTATTGGTTTTGATGAAGAAGAAAAAGTAATTGCAGTGGGCGACTATTTATATGAGGGCAGCAAATTTATGTTCTGCCGACGTGATGGTAATAGCGCAAGTGAAGATATGTTAAGAATGTTGGCCACGATGAAATCACGTCTACAGGGAATCCCGCGCGGTGGTTTGTATTATACTTGTCTTGGTCGTGGTCGTTATCAATTTGGAGATAACTCAGAAGAACTAATAATGATTCAAGACGAGCTGGGTGAATTTCCGTTAGTTGGATTTTTCGCAAATGGCGAAATTTTCCATAATCGCTTGTATGGCTATACGGGCGTGCTCGTATTGTTTAGCTAA
- a CDS encoding phosphoribulokinase has translation MSIEHPIIAVTGSSGAGTSTVREAFEYIFSNIGVRPAVIEGDSFHKFTRAEMHERIKVPDLFGRRMTHFSPEGNYIDRLERLFREYSETGVGERRIYLHTEEEAAPYPGLGRGEFTKWQAIPVGSDLLFYEGLHGGYVTEDINVAQHVDLLIGVAPNVNLEWIQKIHRDSAERGYSHRDIVNTIVRRMPDYATFIAPQFSRSDVNFQRVPIVDTSNPFDYQEIPNSHESVVIVHMRRPEKFTLSIDELRGKIENSFNIKSNQLVMPADKLAFAMEILLTPAIKMLVDKYSLLKSQAS, from the coding sequence ATGTCGATCGAACATCCCATCATTGCAGTAACCGGCTCCTCAGGCGCTGGTACTTCTACTGTTCGCGAAGCTTTCGAATATATTTTCTCCAATATTGGCGTAAGACCTGCTGTTATCGAAGGCGACAGCTTCCATAAATTTACCCGTGCAGAAATGCATGAGCGCATCAAAGTACCAGATTTATTCGGTCGCCGCATGACACACTTTTCTCCAGAAGGTAATTATATCGATCGACTAGAAAGACTGTTTCGCGAGTATTCAGAGACAGGTGTAGGCGAGAGGCGTATTTATTTGCACACTGAAGAAGAAGCAGCGCCTTATCCGGGACTGGGTAGAGGCGAGTTTACGAAATGGCAGGCAATACCTGTTGGCAGTGATCTATTATTTTACGAAGGCTTGCATGGTGGATACGTTACAGAAGACATAAACGTTGCACAGCACGTTGACTTGCTTATCGGTGTCGCACCCAATGTAAATTTGGAATGGATACAAAAAATTCATCGCGATAGTGCAGAAAGAGGTTATTCACACAGAGACATCGTTAATACTATCGTGCGACGAATGCCAGATTATGCGACTTTTATTGCTCCCCAGTTCTCTCGTTCTGATGTTAATTTTCAGCGAGTTCCAATAGTAGACACTTCTAATCCATTTGATTATCAAGAAATACCAAATTCGCATGAGAGTGTAGTGATTGTGCACATGCGTAGACCAGAAAAATTTACCTTAAGCATTGATGAATTACGTGGGAAAATTGAAAATTCTTTTAACATCAAATCGAATCAACTCGTAATGCCGGCAGATAAATTGGCGTTTGCGATGGAAATTTTACTTACACCGGCTATAAAAATGCTGGTAGATAAATATTCATTACTTAAATCTCAAGCAAGTTGA
- the sulP gene encoding sulfate permease, which produces MSRFIPYLNWLGELKNPQTIVKDCLAGLTVALVLIPQSMAYAQLANLPAYYGLYASFLPVIISALFGSSRQLQTGPVAVVSLMTAAALEPLATANPEGYLVYAAVLAFIVGIFQISLGLLRLGVLVEFLSHSVVIGFTNAAAIIIGTSQLAKLFGVTAESGNHFYETIWNVLVEASKHTHFPTLAMGIAALVIIFTLKKYAPKVPGVLTAVVITSIVSWVIGFETLGGKVVGVVPAGLPSLGIPNFDMSVALDLVSKGIVIAVIGYMEAISIAKAIAVQTRQRIDANQGLVGQGLGNIASGLSGAYPVAGSFSRSAVNIAAGAKTGFAAVFTGVLVAASLVLLYFSQYLYHLPQATLAAVIISAVINLIRIKQIKYAFRVHTHDGFIAVLTFALTLILAPHLEQSIFVGVVLSLGLFMYRTMHPHITILSRAADGELRDAGSNILKTCPNITLMRFEGPLFFASAMYFEEKVLERVAAKPDLKFIIVDAEAITEIDATGEDMLHQLSLRLAALHIEFVFARTKRQVMDVFVRTGFAGPDWSDHFYRHDESAIEFAWQNISNCEQDVCPLAKDHECPAQRLTPIKLDPSKTSQFS; this is translated from the coding sequence ATCAGTCGATTTATTCCCTATTTGAATTGGCTTGGCGAATTAAAAAATCCCCAAACCATAGTAAAAGATTGTCTTGCTGGCTTAACGGTTGCGCTGGTATTAATCCCGCAATCCATGGCCTACGCACAGTTAGCTAATCTTCCCGCATATTATGGTCTTTATGCCTCTTTTTTACCGGTAATCATTTCTGCTCTTTTTGGTTCTTCTCGACAACTTCAAACTGGCCCTGTAGCTGTGGTTTCACTCATGACTGCAGCAGCATTGGAGCCTTTAGCCACTGCAAACCCTGAAGGCTATTTAGTTTATGCTGCTGTGCTCGCCTTCATTGTGGGCATATTTCAAATATCGCTGGGCTTGCTGCGCCTAGGAGTATTAGTTGAATTTTTATCTCATTCCGTAGTCATCGGTTTCACCAATGCTGCCGCTATCATCATTGGTACTTCACAGTTAGCAAAACTTTTTGGTGTTACCGCTGAATCTGGCAATCATTTTTATGAAACTATCTGGAATGTTCTTGTAGAAGCGAGTAAACATACTCACTTTCCAACTCTAGCGATGGGTATTGCAGCACTAGTAATCATTTTTACTTTAAAAAAATATGCTCCCAAAGTCCCTGGGGTTCTTACTGCTGTAGTTATCACAAGCATAGTTTCTTGGGTAATAGGATTTGAAACGCTTGGCGGTAAAGTAGTGGGTGTCGTACCAGCCGGGTTACCAAGCCTTGGTATACCAAATTTTGATATGTCAGTAGCTTTGGATTTAGTATCAAAAGGTATCGTAATAGCAGTTATCGGTTATATGGAAGCGATCTCTATTGCCAAAGCAATTGCAGTACAAACTAGACAACGTATTGATGCAAACCAAGGATTAGTAGGGCAAGGCTTAGGTAATATTGCTTCAGGGTTATCTGGCGCATATCCCGTTGCTGGATCATTCTCTCGCTCTGCAGTGAATATAGCCGCTGGAGCGAAAACAGGCTTTGCTGCAGTATTTACCGGTGTGTTAGTTGCAGCATCCTTAGTATTGTTATATTTCAGCCAATACCTTTATCACCTTCCACAAGCAACTCTAGCGGCGGTTATTATTTCAGCTGTTATCAACCTTATTCGAATCAAACAAATTAAATACGCGTTTCGAGTACATACGCACGATGGATTCATAGCCGTACTTACGTTTGCATTAACACTAATATTAGCCCCTCACTTAGAACAAAGTATTTTTGTAGGCGTTGTGCTTTCACTAGGTTTGTTCATGTATCGCACCATGCATCCCCATATCACTATTCTATCGAGAGCAGCCGACGGAGAGCTACGAGATGCCGGCTCCAATATATTAAAAACCTGTCCAAATATAACCCTTATGCGCTTTGAAGGGCCTCTTTTCTTTGCCAGTGCGATGTATTTTGAAGAAAAAGTTTTAGAACGCGTTGCTGCCAAACCTGATTTGAAATTTATTATTGTAGACGCTGAGGCGATTACAGAAATTGATGCAACTGGTGAGGATATGTTACACCAACTTTCGCTGCGTCTAGCTGCTTTACACATAGAATTTGTTTTCGCACGCACTAAACGACAAGTAATGGATGTGTTTGTGCGCACCGGTTTTGCAGGGCCTGATTGGTCCGATCATTTTTACCGGCATGATGAAAGCGCAATTGAATTTGCTTGGCAAAACATTAGCAATTGTGAGCAAGATGTTTGTCCACTTGCAAAAGATCACGAATGCCCGGCGCAACGTTTAACACCAATAAAACTAGATCCTTCTAAAACTAGCCAGTTTTCTTAA
- the trmB gene encoding tRNA (guanosine(46)-N7)-methyltransferase TrmB — MQQSSSFIRSFVRREGRFTKAQREAWQQHWPHYGIEIGQEKLNFDALFVKKQPVVLDIGFGNGESLVTLAEQHPKLNFLGVEVYRPGIGSLLRNAFNSKLENIRVIDADVVEILQNNITANSFAAVFIWFADPWPKKRHHKRRLIQVPFLKLLAEKISYEGELNIATDWQPYAEHIQETIKLSGLFAAMPTSTLIQQRPQTKFERRGEKLGHQVSDLVYIKKTG; from the coding sequence TTGCAGCAATCTTCTTCATTTATCCGTAGTTTTGTCCGTCGTGAAGGGCGTTTTACCAAAGCGCAGCGTGAGGCATGGCAACAACATTGGCCACACTATGGAATAGAGATTGGACAAGAAAAATTAAATTTTGATGCCTTATTTGTAAAGAAACAGCCCGTAGTACTCGATATTGGGTTTGGTAATGGAGAGTCTTTAGTTACGCTTGCAGAACAGCATCCTAAATTAAACTTTTTAGGCGTCGAAGTATATCGACCAGGTATTGGTAGTTTATTAAGAAATGCATTTAATTCAAAACTAGAAAATATTCGTGTTATCGATGCTGATGTAGTTGAGATACTGCAAAATAATATTACTGCAAACAGTTTTGCAGCAGTTTTTATTTGGTTTGCGGATCCGTGGCCAAAGAAACGTCACCATAAGCGTCGTTTAATTCAAGTGCCTTTTTTAAAGTTACTTGCTGAAAAAATTTCTTATGAGGGTGAGCTAAATATCGCTACAGATTGGCAGCCCTATGCCGAACATATTCAAGAAACAATAAAGCTAAGCGGTTTGTTTGCAGCGATGCCCACATCTACTTTGATACAGCAACGCCCACAAACAAAGTTCGAGCGGCGCGGTGAAAAGCTGGGTCACCAAGTATCAGACCTAGTTTATATTAAGAAAACTGGCTAG
- a CDS encoding thiazole synthase: protein MTVNPAIPSVSNICKDFLNLAEINYESRLLVGTGKYKDLQETRAAIVASGAQIVTVAIRRTNIGQDKDTPNLLEVIPPSEFTILPNTAGCYTAKDAVRTCRLARELLDGHSLVKLEVLGDEKTLYPNVIDTIEAAKVLIAEDFQVMVYTNDDPIIAKQLEELGCVAVMPLAAPIGSGLGVRNPHNIITIVENASVPIIVDAGVGTASDAAIAMELGCDGVLMNTAIAEAKKPVLMASAMNKGVAAGREAFLAGRMPRRRYASASSPIDGSFF, encoded by the coding sequence ATGACAGTAAATCCCGCTATCCCTTCTGTATCAAATATTTGTAAAGATTTTCTAAACCTTGCAGAAATTAATTATGAGTCACGTCTGTTAGTAGGTACGGGCAAGTATAAAGATCTGCAAGAAACACGCGCAGCTATCGTAGCCAGTGGTGCGCAAATTGTTACTGTTGCCATTCGTAGAACAAATATTGGCCAAGATAAAGATACGCCTAATTTACTTGAAGTGATTCCACCAAGTGAATTTACCATCCTTCCCAACACTGCAGGGTGTTACACAGCTAAAGATGCGGTACGTACTTGCCGGCTGGCGCGTGAATTACTAGATGGACATTCACTAGTGAAGCTTGAAGTGCTAGGCGATGAAAAAACGTTATACCCAAATGTTATTGACACTATAGAAGCTGCAAAGGTACTTATTGCAGAAGATTTTCAAGTTATGGTGTACACCAATGATGACCCTATTATTGCAAAGCAGCTTGAAGAGTTGGGTTGTGTGGCGGTAATGCCGCTTGCAGCGCCGATAGGTTCGGGCTTGGGTGTGCGCAACCCACATAATATTATTACTATCGTTGAAAATGCTTCGGTACCTATCATTGTTGATGCAGGTGTGGGTACGGCATCGGATGCGGCCATTGCAATGGAATTGGGTTGTGATGGTGTGTTGATGAATACTGCAATTGCCGAAGCAAAAAAACCTGTATTAATGGCTTCAGCGATGAATAAAGGCGTTGCCGCAGGCCGCGAAGCGTTTCTTGCAGGACGAATGCCGCGACGTCGTTATGCGTCAGCCTCTTCACCTATCGATGGTAGCTTTTTCTAG
- the thiS gene encoding sulfur carrier protein ThiS gives MQIIINGESKTVGEKLTAQQLLQQLGIAEHKLALEINQVIVPRSTLSQHVIQPGDAVEIIHAIGGG, from the coding sequence ATGCAGATTATTATTAACGGCGAATCAAAGACAGTTGGTGAGAAGCTGACAGCTCAGCAGTTATTGCAACAATTGGGTATCGCTGAGCACAAGCTGGCGTTAGAGATTAATCAGGTGATTGTGCCAAGGAGCACTTTGTCTCAGCATGTCATTCAGCCAGGTGACGCAGTAGAAATCATCCATGCAATTGGTGGAGGCTAG
- the thiO gene encoding glycine oxidase ThiO translates to MPNKLVNVFDVLIVGGGIIGMLTARHLHSEGYRVAIIEKSNLGGEATLAAGGILSALNPWKQSAAAQYLIDEGRQNFFSLVEDLKQETNINSEFIQSGMLVLDVDEKQAAQEWARQNNEVVEILARQSLLEHEVNISPIFKEALYLPNIAQIRPSKLIDALQQSLQNNKIDVFENTTVNELLIETNKVTGTATQNGNLYAEKVIVCGGAWTKNLFQENSDIDIAPVRGQMLLYKLPNKILSHIILKDKSYLIPRQDGHILCGSTVEHVGFENTITQAARLTLQNIAHELVPSIAKIKPIKQWSGLRPGTQRDVPYICKHPQISGLYINSGHYRHGIIMSIASARIMTALISNSLNTSHIATYS, encoded by the coding sequence GTGCCAAATAAACTAGTTAATGTCTTTGATGTACTCATCGTAGGTGGTGGCATAATAGGTATGCTAACGGCCCGCCACTTGCACAGTGAAGGCTATAGAGTTGCGATAATTGAGAAAAGCAATCTAGGGGGCGAAGCAACATTGGCTGCGGGTGGAATATTATCAGCTCTTAACCCCTGGAAACAAAGTGCAGCAGCACAATATTTAATAGATGAAGGTAGGCAAAACTTTTTTTCGCTTGTAGAAGATTTAAAACAAGAAACCAATATTAACTCAGAGTTCATTCAATCGGGAATGTTGGTACTAGATGTTGATGAAAAGCAAGCTGCACAAGAATGGGCCAGGCAAAACAATGAGGTAGTAGAAATTCTTGCTCGGCAATCATTACTGGAGCATGAGGTAAATATTTCACCCATTTTTAAAGAAGCACTTTATTTGCCAAATATTGCACAAATCCGGCCGTCCAAACTTATTGATGCACTTCAGCAATCCTTACAAAATAATAAAATTGATGTTTTTGAGAACACTACGGTTAATGAACTTCTAATCGAAACTAATAAAGTTACGGGAACAGCCACACAAAATGGAAATCTTTATGCTGAAAAAGTAATTGTATGCGGTGGGGCGTGGACAAAGAATTTATTTCAAGAAAACAGTGATATTGATATTGCACCAGTACGAGGACAAATGTTGTTGTACAAATTACCTAATAAAATTCTTTCTCATATTATACTGAAAGATAAGTCATATTTGATCCCCAGACAAGATGGCCATATATTATGTGGCAGCACCGTAGAGCATGTGGGATTTGAAAATACAATTACACAGGCTGCGCGCCTAACTTTGCAAAACATTGCGCATGAATTAGTACCATCGATTGCAAAAATTAAACCGATAAAACAATGGTCCGGACTTCGTCCTGGTACACAGCGCGATGTACCATATATATGTAAGCACCCTCAGATTAGCGGCTTATATATAAACAGCGGGCATTATCGCCATGGAATTATTATGAGCATTGCCTCTGCCAGGATCATGACAGCGCTAATATCCAATTCGCTTAATACGTCACATATAGCAACATATTCTTAG
- a CDS encoding transcriptional repressor, producing the protein MLRDSGITPTHQRIKIGEVLFSCKQHLSAEQVLVAVNQDDDEVSKATVYNTLGVFAQHGLIREVIVDPSKVFYDSNLSKHHHLYYSDTGELEDVANESVEISKLPELPSDLKIEDVDVIIRVHRN; encoded by the coding sequence ATGTTGCGTGATTCAGGCATTACACCAACTCATCAACGTATAAAAATAGGCGAGGTTTTATTTTCTTGCAAACAACATTTGTCTGCAGAGCAAGTATTAGTCGCTGTTAACCAAGATGACGATGAAGTTTCTAAAGCCACTGTATACAACACGCTTGGTGTATTTGCTCAACATGGGTTAATTCGTGAAGTGATCGTAGACCCCTCAAAAGTGTTCTATGATTCCAACCTAAGTAAACATCATCACTTATATTATTCTGATACTGGCGAACTAGAAGACGTAGCGAACGAAAGTGTAGAAATCTCAAAACTTCCAGAACTTCCTAGTGATCTAAAAATCGAAGACGTGGATGTAATTATTCGCGTACATCGAAACTAG
- a CDS encoding cupin: MKLIQELNADHSQRVVIETAKMDWETSEAGGVLRKRLERVDAKPEPVTTIVRYQADSAFPAHQHIKGEEILVLEGTFSDNRGNYEAGSYLRNPAGTKHSPFSKAGCTIFVKLQQFQESDSKPLQIQTKQQTWLPGLVPGLNVMPLHEHIHEHVALVKWEANTIFRSHRHIGGEEIFVLEGTFEDEFGYYPKGTWLRNPPDSFHTPFTKQGCVIYVKTGHLGDGYRNT, translated from the coding sequence ATGAAATTGATACAAGAACTTAATGCAGATCACAGTCAACGCGTGGTGATCGAAACGGCTAAAATGGACTGGGAAACATCAGAAGCGGGTGGCGTACTACGAAAACGTTTAGAAAGAGTTGATGCAAAGCCTGAGCCAGTCACCACAATTGTGCGTTACCAAGCTGATAGCGCCTTTCCAGCACATCAGCATATTAAAGGCGAAGAAATATTAGTATTAGAAGGTACTTTTTCTGATAATCGTGGTAACTATGAGGCGGGGAGCTATCTACGCAATCCTGCGGGCACCAAACATTCGCCCTTCAGCAAAGCCGGTTGCACCATCTTTGTAAAATTACAGCAATTTCAAGAGAGTGATTCCAAGCCGTTGCAAATCCAAACTAAGCAACAAACATGGCTGCCCGGATTAGTGCCGGGTTTAAATGTTATGCCATTGCATGAACACATTCATGAGCACGTTGCATTAGTAAAGTGGGAAGCGAATACAATTTTTCGGTCGCATCGCCATATAGGCGGCGAAGAAATATTTGTTTTAGAGGGTACGTTTGAAGATGAATTTGGATATTATCCAAAAGGAACCTGGTTGAGGAATCCACCGGATAGTTTTCATACCCCTTTTACTAAACAGGGTTGTGTGATCTATGTGAAGACCGGACACTTAGGGGACGGATATCGTAATACTTAA
- a CDS encoding paraquat-inducible protein A — protein sequence MTVICIKFLYQFHVLIATLIPYWLILNVQLTANKTVLLLLLAVAGLLLAIGLVAPIITFKKFILIQNTFSILTACWNLLKQGQVFLFAVIALFSIIMPIFKLFLLTKLVLSKSLVSGSTKKVLELMHRFGKWSMLDVFVVAILVVVIKLGAIGSVEKHIGLYAYAGAAILIMLLTNKIVRHAEQQA from the coding sequence TTGACTGTGATCTGCATTAAGTTCTTGTATCAATTTCATGTTTTAATAGCCACTTTAATACCATATTGGCTTATTTTAAACGTGCAACTTACTGCAAACAAAACTGTTTTATTACTATTGCTTGCAGTTGCAGGACTGTTACTTGCTATTGGCTTAGTTGCACCGATTATTACCTTTAAAAAATTCATATTAATTCAAAATACATTTTCGATTTTAACAGCTTGTTGGAACCTACTTAAGCAAGGCCAGGTTTTTTTATTTGCTGTAATTGCTTTATTTAGCATTATTATGCCAATCTTTAAACTATTCTTGTTAACCAAACTTGTATTGAGTAAATCATTGGTCAGTGGAAGCACGAAAAAAGTGCTAGAGCTAATGCACCGATTCGGCAAATGGTCGATGTTAGATGTTTTTGTAGTAGCAATATTAGTAGTAGTAATTAAATTGGGCGCAATAGGAAGCGTTGAAAAGCATATTGGTTTGTATGCCTATGCAGGAGCAGCTATTTTAATCATGCTGTTAACTAACAAAATAGTCCGTCATGCAGAGCAACAAGCTTAA
- a CDS encoding sterol desaturase family protein, whose product MFDLLLDGDVAVRLSIFIAVFAVFGVWELIAPRRKVTSPKSVRWLNHLSISAINVLVTRLLIPSTLIAVAFGAEWNSIGLLNVIELPVVVSIIIALLLLDLAIYIQHILFHKVHLLWRLHRMHHADLDFDVTTGIRFHPVEIVFSLGIKMFVVLAIGAPFIAVFIFEVLLNATSLFNHANIRIPKNIDKVLRVFIVTPDMHRVHHSIIREETDSNFGFNVPWWDYIFKTYCAQPKAGHIGMTIGIDSFRKQRELWLDRLLLQPFRKTD is encoded by the coding sequence GTGTTTGATTTATTGCTAGATGGAGATGTTGCTGTACGCCTGAGTATTTTTATAGCCGTATTTGCCGTGTTTGGAGTGTGGGAACTAATTGCGCCTCGTCGCAAAGTAACCAGTCCGAAAAGTGTGCGTTGGCTGAATCATTTATCGATTAGTGCAATCAATGTTCTCGTTACAAGGTTACTTATCCCAAGTACATTGATAGCCGTCGCTTTTGGCGCTGAATGGAATAGCATTGGGTTACTAAATGTAATTGAGCTACCAGTAGTTGTGTCGATTATCATCGCGCTATTACTGCTCGATCTTGCTATCTATATCCAACATATATTATTTCATAAAGTGCATTTATTATGGCGTTTACATCGAATGCACCATGCTGATTTAGATTTTGATGTGACTACGGGCATCCGTTTTCACCCAGTGGAAATTGTTTTTTCCCTGGGAATAAAAATGTTTGTTGTGTTGGCTATTGGCGCACCATTTATTGCAGTTTTTATTTTTGAAGTGCTACTTAATGCCACTTCGTTGTTTAATCATGCAAATATTCGTATTCCAAAAAATATTGATAAAGTATTACGGGTTTTTATCGTAACACCCGATATGCATCGTGTGCACCATTCCATTATTCGTGAGGAAACGGATAGCAACTTTGGTTTTAATGTACCGTGGTGGGATTACATTTTTAAAACTTACTGTGCGCAGCCTAAGGCCGGACATATCGGAATGACGATAGGCATTGATAGCTTTCGTAAGCAGCGCGAGCTTTGGTTAGATCGCTTGCTGTTGCAACCATTCAGAAAAACAGATTAA